The following are from one region of the Sorghum bicolor cultivar BTx623 chromosome 2, Sorghum_bicolor_NCBIv3, whole genome shotgun sequence genome:
- the LOC8056202 gene encoding uncharacterized protein LOC8056202, with the protein MGNCQAAEVSAVIIQHPGGKVDRLYWSTTAAEVMRNNPGHYVALVILRVPADNSKPAAGDAGAASSGGGGGAKITRVKLLKPKDTLLLGQVYRLITAQEVTKALRARKNEKMQRCEAIRQQHEQLRRGDDGADQSSSNQDGKQDKDRHRGRGRNWRPALQSISEAASQSSSSVSESAAS; encoded by the exons aTGGGCAACTGCCAGGCGGCGGAGGTGTCGGCGGTCATCATCCAGCACCCCGGCGGGAAGGTCGACCGCCTCTACTggtccaccaccgccgccgaggTCATGCGGAACAACCCGGGGCACTACGTTGCGCTCGTCATCCTCCGTGTTCCTGCTGATAATAGCAAGCCCGCCGCCGGGGACGCCGGGGCGGCGTCctccggcggtggcggcggcgccaaGATCACCAGGGTCAAGCTGCTCAAGCCCAAGGACACGCTGCTCCTTGGCCAGGTCTACCGCCTCATCACCGCGCAAG AGGTGACGAAGGCGCTGCGGGCGCGGAAGAACGAGAAGATGCAGCGGTGCGAGGCCATCAGGCAGCAGCACGAGCAGCTCCGGCGCGGCGACGACGGCGCGGACCAGAGCTCTTCCAACCAG GACGGGAAGCAGGACAAGGACCGGCACCGGGGAAGAGGCCGGAACTGGCGGCCGGCGCTGCAGAGCATCTCCGAGGCCGCGAGccagagcagcagcagcgtcTCTGAATCCGCCGCCAGCTAG